Proteins from one Muntiacus reevesi chromosome X, mMunRee1.1, whole genome shotgun sequence genomic window:
- the ZDHHC9 gene encoding palmitoyltransferase ZDHHC9, with the protein MSVMVVRKKVTRKWEKLPGRNTFCCDGRVMMARQKGIFYLTLFLILGTCTLFFAFECRYLAVQLSPAIPVFAAMLFLFSMATLLRTSFSDPGVIPRALPDEAAFIEMEIEATNGAVPQGQRPPPRIKNFQINNQIVKLKYCYTCKIFRPPRASHCSICDNCVERFDHHCPWVGNCVGKRNYRYFYLFILSLSLLTIYVFAFNIVYVALKSLKIGFLETLKETPGTVLEVLICFFTLWSVVGLTGFHTFLVALNQTTNEDIKGSWTGKNRVQNPYSHGNIVKNCCEVLCGPLPPSVLDRRGILPLEESGSRPPSTQEASTSLLPQGPAPIDHLSNEMPEDTSTPEEMPPPEPPESPQEVMEAEK; encoded by the exons ATGTCTGTGATGGTGGTGAGAAAGAAGGTGACACGGAAATGGGAGAAACTCCCAGGCAGGAACACCTTCTGCTGTGATGGCCGCGTCATGATGGCCCGGCAAAAGGGAATCTTCTATTTGACCCTCTTCCTCATCCTGGGGACATGTACACTCTTCTTCGCCTTCGA ATGCCGCTACCTGGCTGTTCAGCTGTCTCCTGCCATCCCTGTGTTCGCTGCCATGCTATTCCTGTTCTCCATGGCTACCCTGCTGAGGACCAGCTTCAGTGATCCTGGAGTGATCCCTCGGGCCCTACCAGATGAAGCAGCTTTCATTGAAATGGAGATAG AAGCTACCAATGGTGCAGTGCCCCAAGGCCAGCGACCACCCCCTCGTatcaagaatttccagataaACAACCAGATTGTGAAACTGAAATATTGTTATACATGCAAGATCTTCCGGCCTCCCCGGGCCTCTCATTGCAGCATCTGTGACAACTGTGTGG agCGCTTCGACCATCActgcccctgggtggggaattgTGTTGGAAAGAGGAACTACCGCTACTTCTACCTCTTCATCCtatctctctccctcctcacgATCTATGTCTTCGCCTTCAACATCGTCTATGTGGCCCTCA AATCCTTGAAAATTGGCTTCCTGGAGACATTGAAAGAAACTCCTGGA ACTGTTCTAGAAGTACTCATTTGCTTCTTCACGCTCTGGTCCGTCGTGGGACTGACTGGATTCCACACTTTCCTTGTGGCTCTCAACCAGACAACCAATGAAGAT atCAAAGGCTCATGGACAGGGAAGAATCGTGTCCAGAATCCCTATAGCCATGGCAACATTGTGAAGAACTGCTGTGAAGTGCTGTGTGGCCCCTTGCCCCCCAG TGTGCTGGATCGAAGGGGTATTTTGCCACTGGAGGAAAGCGGAAGTCGACCCCCCAGTACTCAAGAGGCGAGTACCAGCCTTTTGCCTCAGGGCCCA GCTCCAATAGACCATCTAAGCAATGAGATGCCAGAGGACACCAGCACTCCTGAAGAGATGCCACCTCCAGAGCCCCCAGAGTCCCCACAGGAGGTGATGGAAGCTGAGAAATAG